AAGCGCTTTACGATAATCTCTACCCATCACGTATTATTGTAGGTTGTGATGACGAAAGTAAAGAAAGAGCAGCATCTTTCGCACAGCTGTTAGTTGAGGGTGCCATAAAAGAAAATATTGATGTTTTATTTATGGGTTTTACGGAAGCCGAAGCAGTAAAACTCTTTGCCAATACCTATCTGGCTTTACGTGTCTCATATTTCAATGAGCTTGATACTTATGCAGAGATAAAAGGATTAGATACCAAAAAGATTATTGAAGGTGTTTGCCTGGATCCACGAATTGGCGTGTATTATAACAATCCATCTTTCGGCTATGGTGGTTATTGTCTCCCTAAAGATACGAAGCAACTTTTGGCAAACTACCATGATGTTCCACAGAACATGATTTCTGCAATTGTAGAGAGTAATCAAACCCGAAAAGATTTTATTGCTGATCGGGTTTTAGAAATAGCTGACGCCTATGAAGCAAATGAGGATTGGAATAAAGGTAAGGAGAAAGAAGTGATCGTGGGGGTTTACCGCCTGACTATGAAAAGTAATTCAGACAATTTCCGTCAAAGCTCTATTCAGGGAATAATGAAGCGCATTAAGGCAAAAGGTGCAACAGTAATAATTTATGAACCTACCCTTAAAGATGGTGAAACCTTTTTTGGTTCAATAGTAATCAATAATTTAGGTGCTTTTAAAACTAAAAGTTCTTGCATCCTTGCGAATCGCTATGATCCTTGTCTGGAAGATGTGATTGAAAAAGTTTATACAAGAGATCAGTTTAGAAGAGATTAAAAAAGAGACTTAAGTTATAAGGAACATTAAAGATCATGTTTAGAGGTACAAAAATTAGATTGTTTGAGGAAAAAGTCTGGCTGTCACCCCCGATAATGTATGGAGGTGAATTGTAATATATTCAATGGGAATATGAAACAAATTGGATGTCTACTGTCGGAGAAAATATCGATGAAGTCAAAAAGCTAATTGTTGAAAAATTGGTATAAAGTACGTTGTTGCACTCTCTTCAGGAACTGCTGCCCTTTTATGAAGATGAAGATTAGTTCATGGGAGTATGGTATAAATGCAATATGACAAACATTATGGTCGCTACTGGGCTTCGGCAACCTTATTGCTATCCTGTTTTGTTTTTCCAGAGAGTAAAGATTATAAGTAAGTATGATGTGAGTTGTGCTGAATTTGGTTTCGCTATATGACTTATCATACTGACTTTATGGACAGTTTTAATTATCGCCATCTGATCCGTGACTCTGGAATAGATGATGTGGAACAGCGTAACGAGATTATTGAAAGAATGGAAGAGATGGGATTTAAAACAAATCTTTACTATAAGTCATAAGTCGTTGCCGATAATGACCGAATATAAAAGGTTGGGATAGAGAATTGAAAAATCTCCAAATGTGTATAATTATTATCATTATCATAATTTAATCACTTTATCGCGCCTCATAAAACTGAGCGATGAAGATGTTGAGTATATGTGTGATGTTAAAGGAAATTATTAAAACTACATAAGGTAAAGAATATGCTTAGAGAATGGGATGACCTGCCAAGATTCATGAAATGTGAAGAAGTCAGGGAATATTACAACATACTGGCACAGAAGAAAACCAGTCTACGATTGAAGAGAGGCTTTGATCTAGTAGTGAGCGGCATCATGCTTGTGGTTCTGGCAATTCCGATGGCATTCATCGCTGTTGTAATAAAACTGGATTCGAAAGGACCGGTCTTTTACAGGCAGGAGAGGGTCACAGCATATGGGAAGAAGTTCCGGATTCATAAATTTCGCACGATGGTGGATAATGCTGACAAGATAGGCGCAGCTGTCACAGTTGACGATGATAGTCGCATCACAAGGATTGGAGCAAAACTGAGAAATTTGAGATTTGACGAGTTGCCGCAAGTATTCGATGTGCTGGCAGGAGATATGAGTTTCGTCGGTACAAGGCCGGAAGCTGTGAAGTATGTAGAACAGTATAAGCCGGAGTTCAATGCCACACTACTTATGCCGGCAGGGATTACATCCGAAGCAAGTATTAGGTACAAAGATGAGTGTAAATTGCTAGATGCTGCGGGCAAGGTTGATGAGGTTTATGTGAACCAGGTATTACCAAAAAAGATGAAATGGAACCTGGAAAGTATTAGAAAATTCGGAGTTTTTCGAGAAATATTGACTATATTCCGGACGGTGTTTGCTGTTCTGGGAAAGGATTATAGCTGAGGGAGATTAAGATAATGGTAGATGGTATGGTTTCAATTATTATGCCTTCTTGGAATACAGCAAACTTTATAAGCGAATCAATTCAATGCGTTATAGACCAAACCTATACGAAATGGGAGCTTTTTATTGTGGATGATTGCTCGACTGATAATACTGAGGAAGTAGTTGCATCATTCAAAGACACTCGTATCAAATATTTTAAGAATGAGAAGAACAGCGGTGCAGCACTGACGAGAAATAAAGCTATGAGAGAGGCACAAGGCGAGTGGGTAGCATTTCTAGATTCAGATGACTTGTGGATGCCAGATAAGCTGGAGAAGCAGATAGCATTCATGAATACTCACGGGTACAACTTTTCCTATCATGAATACGAAAAGATAGATGAGCAGGATAAGCCATTGAATATCTACGTCTCTGGTCCAGACCTGATTAACAAGCACAAAATGTATAATTACGACTATATCGGGCAACTAACCATGATGTACAGTGCGAAGCACTTTGGCCTTATCCAGATAAAGGACATAAAAAAGAACAATGACTATGCAATTAGGCTTCAGCTTTATAAGAAGGACGGAACAGAGTGCCATCTGTTGAAGGAAAATCTTGCTAAATACCGCGTCAGAAAGAAGAGCATTAGCCACGATAAGCTAATTAAAAAGCTAAAGAGCCATTATGATCTCTTCCATTTGTGTGATGAAAAACCAGCACTAATAGCATTCTGGTATGCGTGTTGGAATATGTGGTACGGTTTAAACAAAAAAAGGAAGTATGAAAAAACATCCAATAGCTAGGTTTGTTTCTTGAAATCTTGAAACCTAAAAAACAGGCTTTGTCTGGATGTTATTGATGATGGGGATTGTTTATGGAAAGTGATAGCATTACAAAACTTGGAAATAAATCTATTGTAATTAAATTTTATGAGGCTGAACGATGGCTTTGGAACCATAAGCTACATTTCTTGGCCAAGATAGTCTGGAGACTCATTTATATATTATTTAATTGCTCAATTCCTCCTACAGCAGTTTTAGAAGGTGGTGTCAATATCGCACATGGAATAGGTATTGTAATACATCAAAATTCTGTTATTGGGAGTGGGACAAAGATATATCAAAATGTCACTATAGGGTCAGGAAATGGTCCGCGAATTGGACAAAACTGTATTTTGGGCTGCGGATGTTGTATTCTTGGAGATATTACAATAGGAAACAATGTTAAGGTTGGAGCAAATACTGTAGTACTTTATGATGTCCCCGATGATTGTACGGTAGTTGGAGTCCATGCAAAAATAATTTATAAATGATAGTAGAAAAGGCAGAAGGTAACTTATGAAAATACTGCATATAACTGCGATGGAACCATTAAGTCCAAATAGTGGTATTCCTGCTGTGCTAAAGCAATTAACGGACGCTCAAAACGCAATACCAAGTGTTGACTCCTTTGTACTTTCTTTGAAGGCGGAAGTAAATGAAATTGGCTCTCCATATTTTTTTTCCTTAGGGGAGAATTCGGTACGTGCTTTTCTTAATAACTATACACCTGATGTTGCAATACTTCACAGTTTTTTCCATGTGGAATATATTGGAGCAGTGCGAGCGTTAATAAAGGCTGGGATACAGTTTTATATAGAACCTCATGGTTCGTTCGGTCGTCAGGCAATGAAAAAATCTACTCTAAAAAAGAGAATAGCAAATGCTACAGTCTTCAGACAACAGATTAAAGAAAGTATCGGATATATTTTTACTAATAAGGCAGAACTAAAAGATGCAATCTACAGGACGAATAATGATTTAGTCATTCCAAATGGAGTGTGTCCTAACATAATCCGATCTTCAAAGATGAAAACGGAAGATTCCTTTTCTAACCCGACATTATATTTTCTTGGGAGATTTGATGTACATCATAAGGGGTTAGATTATCTATTTGATTCTTTGGATATTCTTGAAAATGAAAAGCAGAGTATAAAAATAAACATTTATGGCACAGGAAATGATAAACAGGTTAAATATGTTAATGATCGTATAAAGAATTACAGTTATATAAAGGCAACTAACTGTGGAACAATATATGGGGAGAAAAAAAAGAGGGCGTTAGAGTCGTGTAATATTCTTATATTGACGTCAAGATATGAAGGAGTTCCTATGACAGTATTAGATGGGCTCTCATATGGAAATCCATGTATAGTTACACCAGGTACAAATGTATCAGATGAAGTATCTGAGAATCTGATTGGATGGCATTCTGAACTATCGCCAAATATAATTGCAGAAACGATAATCAAGGCAACAAATGAGTATAAAATCAATGGAAAAAAGTATTATACAAGATGTAAGGAGTATGTGCTGAACCACTATTCATGGGAAAAAATCGCAGAGGACTCAATAAGTAAGTTGAGTAGAAAGGTATAGCAGAGTGTAATTGGAGGATATGGAGTGGATAATACTGTAATCGTGATTGGTGGGAATGGCTTTATAGGTTTTAGCGTTATAATAGAGCTCTTAAGAAGGAAAATAAATGTAAAATATTTAGATATAAACTGGCCTGAGGATCAATTTAGGTACGATTCTGTAGAGTATTGTATTGGGGACATTTGGGATAATAAATTCTTTCAGAAAGCCCTAAAAGGGGTTTCCTGCGTAATGGACTTTGTATCTACTAGTATGCCAAATACAAATGATATTTCACTAAATAATGAGATTAATAATACACTAAGATATCATGATTATATCCTCTCAACAATGAATTATTGTAATATAAGCAAGTATATTTTCCCTTCATCAGGAGGTGCTATCTATGGAAACAAGGAGTTTGGGTTTGCCTATGAAACGGATGTTCTCAGACCTACTACTCCATATGGTGTAGGCAAACAAATGACAGAGGAAATTATTCGTTATTACTACGAAAAATGTGGCATTTCTGCTTGCATTCTTCGTATCGGAAACGTGTATGGATCACCTAGAATCAGAAGCAAGGCACAAGGAGTTATAGATGTTTTCATCCAGAATGCGTTACGCGGCGAAAAAATAACGATTTGGGGAAATGCAAGGTCATCCGTTCGCGATTATATATACTTAGAAGATGTTGCGGTGTCCATTGCAGACATTTGTCAGACTGATTTTAATGATCTGCGAATATATAATGTTGGAACAGGTATCGGAACTAATCTTATGCAAATAATTAATCTAATTGAAGAGAAGCTTGGTAAAGAGGTGCAGTGCGACTACAAGGAATTCATGGCAAGCGGAATCAACAGCATCGTTCTTTCAAATGATAAGATTGCGAATGAAATTGGATGGAAAGCGAAAGTTTCATTGGATGAAGGAATTCGAAGAACAATTGAAACGAAAAGATCATTACTAAATGTATAGAGGTTAGTTGGTGGAAGAAGGTATGAGTAATATACTGATTGTAACACATTGGTTTTATCCTAGACAGAATCCAAGAGCGTTTAGAGGTTTTGAATTATATAGAGAGCTAAGTAAAGAACATAAGGTTGATGTACTGATAGGTGATTGGAAATTTCTTTTGAAATCAGGAGAAGATTATCATGTACTTGATTGCTATTCTGCACAAGAAATAGCAAATAGAAATGCAAAACTCTCAAATAAGAAATTAATTCAAACAGGAATAAAAGTAGTGCAATTCTTTATTGGTGATAGATATCTCCTAAGTGGTGGTAAATTTTTATATCAGTCTATTAATCTAGAGAATTATGATGCGGTAATATCTATAGGACTTCCGTTTTATGTCCATTGGATCACATCAAAAAAAATTAGAAATTATAAAGGAAACATTATATCGATATCTGATTGGGGAGATCCTTTTGACAAAGATCAGGGAAAGAAAATTGCCAATTATTTTACAAAAATTCAAAAACGCATTTGCAATACCTTTGATTATGTGGTAACTCCTACAAAAAATGCACTTTCATACTATGAAAAGTATAAGGATAACAAAAAAAATATTAGAGTAATTCCACAAGGATTTGATTTTTCGGAAGTTGAAATAGCAGATTACCGACCTAACAGGATACCGCATTTTGCATATGCAGGGATTTTTTACCATGATAAAAGGAATCCAGAGAAGTTCTTAGATTTTCTTTCAGAGGTTGAAGATGATTTTGTATTTACGATTTATACAATAAAGCATGGTCCAATGTATCAGAATATATTATTAAAATATAAAAAATTATTGAAAGAAAAACTGGTTATCAAAGATATGGTTCCAAGGTTAGAGTGCATCAGGCTGCTTAGCGAAAATGATTTTTTGATAAATATTGATAATGTTGTTAATGTACAAGTACCATCAAAGTTGATTGATTATACTTTATCGGGCCGTCCGATTCTTAGTTTTAAACAAGACGAGATTCCGAATGATAAATTTTATGAATTTATATCATCAAATTATTCCCAAAAATATTTGATTAATGTTGATGATTATAACATTACTAGTGTTGCGTCAAAGTTTAATAGTTTGATTCTGGGAGGGTAAGTTATGCATGATGCGTTCTATAGCAGAAAAGATAAACAGCTTATGGCATTATTATTGCTATTGTTCAGATTAACACTGGATTTTATGTATATTTATATCATTCAGAAAGAATACAACAACATTAATATTTTATCAATGGGGTATGCAAATGGAGCATTTTCATTTCATTATGATGCTGGAAGAATTGCTTATTCATTTTTTGCAAGTTTCCTTTTTATAGAACTTCTTGTTAGATGTATTATTCGTCATGATAAGCCACATGAATTGATATGTGTCGGATTGCTTGGCATTAGTATATTACCAAATATGGTTATGTTTGCTTATTCTAATATTGAGTGGCGGTTCATTTTATTGTTAACAATCTTTTGGATTTGGTTCTATACTATTGTCATTTTAATGAACAAAAAAGATGAAGATATAATAGATCGTGGTGAACAGAAAAGTGGCTCAATAGGGATATTCTCAAAAAAAACAGCGTGGTATCTATTTTGGATTATTGTTTTAGCATTTATCTTTGGAAGCATAGTTTTATCATATAGATATTATGGCGGTTTTCATATCAATTTAAGTTTTGCTGACAATGATGTATACGAGTTAAGATTATCTGCTAGAGGTTCATTTGGAACCTTTTTAAACTATTTTAGAAATAACGCCATGTACGTTATTATCCCCTTGATCGCGAATATCTTTCTTATTAAAAGAAAATATGGCTTGTTTGGAATCAGTTTTATTGTACTTTTACTTTTATTTAGTGTTGACTCTCAAAAAGCTGTGTTGATGTTAGCAATTCTTTCTTTTGGTGTTGCACATATTATTAAAAACAAGATTTCAAACACATTAATTAGAGGGCTATTGTTTGCTAACCTTTTTGTAATTCTTTTTTATCTGATTACTGGTAATTTGTTGCTTATCGAGTATCTTGTAAAAAGAATTTATTTTCTCCCCGCGATAATAGGGCGATGCTACTATGAGTACGTAACAACAAACGGAAACATGGTTTTGCTTTCTTCGTTTTTACAAGGTATAGGTGCTATAAAAAATTATGTGTACGCAGACGTATCACTGCCGTTCCTTATTGGCAAATATTATTTTGGAAGTGTCTCAATTAGTGCAAACACAGGAGGGTTTGCTGGTGCATACGCGTATGGAATATTATCTCTGTTTATAACTCCTTTGGCGTATGGATTTTTATTTAGGCTATTAGATAAAGTTACCATTTTTGTTGAAGCTAAATTCTATATCCCATTCATAATGGTTACGGTGTACGTTATTGTGGGTAGCACGATCTCTTCTGTTTTATTAGTATATGGTTATATTATAGGAATAATAATGCTTTATATCATGAATAACACTGATGATTTTGAGTTTTCAAAAAGTTCAGGAATATAATTCACTCTTAGGAGGAAATGAAAATGAAACAGGTCTTTGTAAACAAAGGTCAAATTATAACCCGTGAGGTTCCGGTAAAAAGAGTCGAAAGTGGCTGTGTGAAGGTTGCAACATCGTATTCATGTATTTCTATGGGCACGGAGCTCGCTAGTGTTGCTTCATCGGGCAAGTCAATTTTGGATCGTATTAAAGAAAATCCCGATTTGATAAAACGTGGATTCAAAATGATTAAAGAGAAAGGAATTGGTGGCACCAAAGGTGCTATTGACAATTCCTTCGATAAATGGATTCCTCTGGGATATAGCGCGTCTGGCATCGTTACTGAAGTCGGCGAAGGAGTTCCTGGCATTTATCCGGGAGACAGAGTGGCTTGCGCCGGCGGTAATTATGCAACGCATTCTGAGGAAATGATAGTACCAAAAAACTTAATAGCAAAACTTCCTGACTCTGTATCACTTCGTGACGCATCTTCCGTTGCAATCGGATGTATTGCTATGCAGGGAATAAGACGTGCAGATGTTAAACTTGGCGAAGTTGTTGTGGTTATTGGCCTGGGATTAATTGGGCAGTTGACTGTTCAAATGTTAAATGCAGCTGGAGCTAGAGTAATTGCATCAGATGTCAACTCTGAAAGAATTGCTGAAACTGAATCTCTGGGTGTGATTCATGTTGTAAATTCTACAAAAGAGAATCTCATTGATGCGGTAAATTCTCTGACTGATGGTCATGGAGCTGATAGCGTAATTATCACGGCAGCCACGAATTCATCTGTACCTTTAAAGCAGGCATTTAATTGTTGCAGAAAACGTGGACGCGTTGTGCTTGTAGGTGTTGTAGATCTAAATATTGATCGCGATGATATTTATCAAAAAGAACTAGAATTTTTTATGTCAACATCCTATGGACCCGGACGATATGACAGCACTTATGAAGAAGGAGGCATTGATTACCCGTACCACTGGGTCAGATTCACAGAGAATCGCAACATGCAAGACTATCTTAGGCTCATTGGAGAGAAGAAGATCAATCTTAGTTATATGTTTGCCGAGGATGTGAACGTCGATGATGCTGATGCGGTATATGAATCTTTGGCAGAAGGTCAGTATAGACCTTTAATGCAGACATTTAAGTACGGGGAGGAAAAAGAAGAAAAAAAAAATACTGAAATTTCCCTTAAACTCACAACGAATAAAAGCGATAAAATTCGTGTTGCATTGTGCGGTGTTGGTAACTTTGCAAAAATGTTCCATCTTCCTAATTTGGATAAAATAGTAGATTATGAAATTTATTCAATAATGTCTAGGGATGGTGGAAATGCGACTAAAGCGGCAACAGATTATCACGCTTCAAAGTTAACCACTGATTATAACGACATATTAAATGATCCCAACGTGGATGTTATAGTGATTACAACGCGTCACAATTTACATTTTCAATACGTGGTTGATGCTCTCAAGGCAGGGAAAACAGTATTTGTCGAAAAGCCTTTATGCATGAATTCGGAAGAACTGGCAGCCATTGAAGAAACATTGAAGTCAACTAAAGGCGGCTTAATGGTAGGATATAACCGAAGATTTTCTCCTCATGCGCAGAAGATTAAGGGATATCTAACAAATCGTGTTAATCCTATGATCATTAATTATGTCATGAACGCAGGCTATATTGCTCCGGATGCTTGGGTGCATGGCAGAGAAGGCGGCGGAAGAATCATCGGAGAAGGTTGTCATATAATTGACCTTTTCAACTATTTTACTGACGAAATTCCAGTTTCTGTAACTGTAGAATCGATTACGCCAAAGACAAAAAACATTGGGAAGATCGACAACTGCGTAATTACGGTGAAATATGATGGCGGATCCATTGCTACACTGACATACTGTGCAAATGGAAACTCTAAATACCCTAAGGAATTCTGTCAAATATTTTGTGATAACAGCACTTATGTATTGAATGATTACAAGGAAACTCAGATATACAGTTCTAGAACGGAGACATTTACGACGAAAATTGCAGACAAAGGACACTACAACGAGCTTGTCGAGTTTGCAGAGTCTATTAAATCTGGGAAAAGGTTTTTGATACCTTTGGTATCACTACTAGCGACATCAAAGATTACTTTTATTGCGGATGAGAATTTGAGATGAGAAAGATTTTATCTTGGGGATGGAGATGGGGTGAGCGCCTCTATCTGCGAAAAAAACAAGTTGCTGTTGGAAAAGGGACGCTTTTTAACAAATCGACAGTTTTCGAGGGGTATAATAATGTTCATCGGAACTGTCATCTTTATGGAGCTCACATTGGGATAGGTTCATATATGGGGGATGAATGCGTTTTTAACAGTACTTATATCGGTAAGTACTGTGCGCTTGGCGCAGGAATCCGAGTATCGTTGGGTGATCATCCACTACATAAATTTGTTTCCATCCATCCAGCATTTTTTTCAACGAAAAAACAAGCGGGTTTTACTTTCTGTGAAAGAGATATATGGAAATCGGATAAGCAATTGAAAGGGAAATATGTTTGTACAATTGGTAGCGACGTTTGGATTGGCGATGAAGTCACAATTTTGGGTGGAATCAAAGTTGCAGATGGCTCTGTGGTTGGCGCAGGTGCGGTCGTTACAAGAGATACAGAACCCTATGGAATATACGTTGGCGTTCCTGCAAAGAAGATAGGCAGTAGATTTTCTGAGGAAGATATTTCTTTTCTGCTTAAGTCCCGTTGGTGGGATTCCAAATTCGAGGATCTTGTGTTCAAATCACATTTGTTTTCTGATATTCAGCAGTTTACGCAAAAGTTTGAGGAATAAAGCATGAAGACAATTTTAAAGGTCTTTTCAGCAGATATGGCTGCCAAATTTGTGGCAATGATTACGACGATACTGCTGATTCGTTATATGTCTGATCATAACTATGCTGATTATACAATATTTGTAGCAAGCACAAACATCTTTAATCAAATTGCAATTAGTTCATTTGGCAAGATGTATATTGTTGATCATGCAAGTCTGAAAGGCAAAGAATCAACACTGCTCTCGATTGAGATGAGCCTATCTATTTTTATTACAGGTATGTTTTGGATAATTCAGCCGGTGGTGAGATCGAATGTATTTGCGCTTGTACTGTTGATGATTTCCACATGTGTATTTGGCTATGCGAGAGTAATATATCAACAACAATGCAAATTTAAAGTATATACAATTCTGGAAATAATAAGAGTTGCCTCTTTTCTCGCATTAGTGTTCACATGCCACTATTTTGCTAAAACAGAATTGTCCGCATTTGTCGTTATTATTTTTCAAACAATCTCATTAGCATTATGTATTCCGTTTTTGTCCCAAAGGAGAACAAATATAACCATTTTCCAAAAACTTGATTTTAAGAGTTTATTCAAATTCCTGCTTCAAAAAGAGCAATTATATTTGTTTGTTTACGCAGCCTTAATGGCGATTTTGCTTCAGATTGACGTGCTTGCACTTAAAACCTGGAGTACTGACTATGATGTGTCAACGTACGCTTCGGCATTTAAGTACTACAACATGATGCTATTACTTTTGAATACTGTAAATAGCGTTCTCCTTCCCAAGATTTCATCGGAAGAAAATTATTATAATATTAGCAAAATGTATAAGCAACAAGATATATTGTCTATTGCTTTGCTTGTGGGGATAGTTATAGCAATAGTTATAGCACCTTGCGTTTTGCCTATAATTGACGGCGGTAAATATCCTGAAGCAATTGGCGTGTTTAGAATACTTTGTATTTCAGCGATCATCTCGTTCTGGGGGTCACCCTATAATAATTTGCTCATTAAAGAAAAGAAGTATTTGAGCATTTGTACTAGGTTTATCATTGGTATTATCGTTGCGATTGCAGGAAATTATATTTTGATTCCTAGAATGGGAGTAAACGGCACAGCTATCTCTACATTGATTTCATATGGAATTGTTAATCTATCTTCCAGAGTTCATGCAAAGATGATTATTAAGGAAAAGATAAGAGGCTAACCTAATGTCTATAAGCGTACTGAATCGGTTGCAAAAAAGAAGTGTAAAAGATATATATCTTTACATTAATGAAAAAATTGTTAAACGCAAAAGAAAGTTTTTATACAATAGAACAATTATGAAAAAAGAACCATCCCGAAATTATTATCAGCTGCCTAGTTTTAATTTGGAAAAGATAAATAAGGAAGAGTTGTTTTTAGCGGAATCTTTTTGCAAACATGTGTATGATTTGTTAGGAAGCGGTCCCAAAAAAGTATGTAGGAAACAAGGATACGACATTCATCAACTCCAAATAATAAGCGAATTTAAATTACAAGATATAATTGATGAAATTAGAATTTTGAATTCTGGATATAAGCCGATAGAGTGGCAGTTAGACTTTAAAAACGATTACCTTTTTAGTGAAAGACAAAAGAGTGATGATATTCAAAATAGTGAATCTAATGGGTATGATATAAAGATCCCGTGGGAATTGGCTCGATGTCAGCATCTTCCGTTTCTAGCGCGAATATATAGGACAACTGGAAATTTAAGTTATAAAAACGAAATTCTATGTGAAATTTTAGATTTTATTACTTTTAACCCCATAGGATATGGGGTTAATTGGAAGTGTACTATGGATGTAGGAATTCGTGTTGTGAATTGGATAATGGCTTTGGATCTTATTTCTTCTGGTATCAATGAGGATACAGATCAATTTGTTTATGAGGTTATTTCAAAATCAATTTATCAACATTGTGTTTTTATTAGATATCATTTAGAAGATTATCGCGATTATAGAGGCAACCACTATCTGTCGAATATTGTAGGGCTTCTCTTTTCAAGCCTGTATTTTTATCCAAAAGGACAGATTAAGAGAATACAAGAATTCGCTATAAAACAATTGTTTTGCTCGATAAACGAACAGTTTTATATGGATGGTGGTAATTTTGAGAGTTCCTTGCCATATCATCGGCTAGCGCTTGAAATGGTTATTTATGGTATCTGGAGAATACTTTTATTGGCAGACTGTAATGATGTTTGTTATCAATGTGTTAGTCTTATTCATATTCATAAGAGAGAAGTAGAGAAACTCGGGAAAGCGTTTAGAATGTTGCTTGATTCTATCAAGCCCAATGGGAATATCTACCAACTTGGTGATAATGACAGTGGTCATTTGCTTCGATTTTATCACTTTGGAGAGTATTTATCTTTTGATAAATATGTCAGTCGATATGGGAAAATATCGCTTGAACAAAATGAAGAGTTTGTGTGGGACGAGAACGAATTAAGTTGTAGCGAGATAGAATGCCTGATTAACACTATTTTAAAAAAAAGCTATGCAAACTCTTTCTTTAGCGGATTATTTGGAAATGTTTTTCAATCATCAGCTATATTCTCTATAATCAGTGATTCTTTTGAACGAGCTGCGCATGATACGCCGAAGTTGAATAATCAAAAGCTACTCTGTAAATTACCATATCAACAGATACGAATAATTAAGTTTTCTTCTTCTGTTGATTTACATAAGTTGAATTCTTTCTATTATTCTGACTTTGGCTTAGTAGGATTAAAAAGTGATTCTTTCTATCTAGGGATATCGCTTACTGATGCTGGACAAAATGGAAGAGGAGGACATTCACATAACGATAAACTATCATTTGAATTATTTGTAGATGGTACTGAGTATGAAAGAGATCCTGGCACCTATGTTTA
The DNA window shown above is from Eubacterium limosum and carries:
- a CDS encoding polysaccharide biosynthesis C-terminal domain-containing protein, which codes for MKTILKVFSADMAAKFVAMITTILLIRYMSDHNYADYTIFVASTNIFNQIAISSFGKMYIVDHASLKGKESTLLSIEMSLSIFITGMFWIIQPVVRSNVFALVLLMISTCVFGYARVIYQQQCKFKVYTILEIIRVASFLALVFTCHYFAKTELSAFVVIIFQTISLALCIPFLSQRRTNITIFQKLDFKSLFKFLLQKEQLYLFVYAALMAILLQIDVLALKTWSTDYDVSTYASAFKYYNMMLLLLNTVNSVLLPKISSEENYYNISKMYKQQDILSIALLVGIVIAIVIAPCVLPIIDGGKYPEAIGVFRILCISAIISFWGSPYNNLLIKEKKYLSICTRFIIGIIVAIAGNYILIPRMGVNGTAISTLISYGIVNLSSRVHAKMIIKEKIRG
- a CDS encoding heparinase II/III family protein; translated protein: MSISVLNRLQKRSVKDIYLYINEKIVKRKRKFLYNRTIMKKEPSRNYYQLPSFNLEKINKEELFLAESFCKHVYDLLGSGPKKVCRKQGYDIHQLQIISEFKLQDIIDEIRILNSGYKPIEWQLDFKNDYLFSERQKSDDIQNSESNGYDIKIPWELARCQHLPFLARIYRTTGNLSYKNEILCEILDFITFNPIGYGVNWKCTMDVGIRVVNWIMALDLISSGINEDTDQFVYEVISKSIYQHCVFIRYHLEDYRDYRGNHYLSNIVGLLFSSLYFYPKGQIKRIQEFAIKQLFCSINEQFYMDGGNFESSLPYHRLALEMVIYGIWRILLLADCNDVCYQCVSLIHIHKREVEKLGKAFRMLLDSIKPNGNIYQLGDNDSGHLLRFYHFGEYLSFDKYVSRYGKISLEQNEEFVWDENELSCSEIECLINTILKKSYANSFFSGLFGNVFQSSAIFSIISDSFERAAHDTPKLNNQKLLCKLPYQQIRIIKFSSSVDLHKLNSFYYSDFGLVGLKSDSFYLGISLTDAGQNGRGGHSHNDKLSFELFVDGTEYERDPGTYVYTESREWRNKFRSSLAHNSPYFGDEQNQIGNNCFELRQRTICKLIELKDNFIKVSCKCKDIYVIRTFELFESKIVINDYSNAKFVEYTEFGFFSNGYGKIQKRR